One window from the genome of Ammoniphilus sp. CFH 90114 encodes:
- a CDS encoding M23 family metallopeptidase codes for MSLDSIKRRREERLRELREQMRRGSEGGFLDEAIEVESPKRYSSSSYMATRREYSWDQEDDWGTKEEPVEPISSRFMMKAILSLFLLSFTFLIYKIDSPFTTPAKGFVDQVMTREYNFQGTMALLEKYVGTPSILPTIDTPMQGSPQPVWNQVRAPKKYVVPVSGKVAAPFYLDGKGIQIEAPGGSEIKAVDQGWVIFVGTKEGLGQTVIVRHENQLLSSYSSVDEIQVKEQDWVQPGQVIGKTKEGQTVYFSMQMNEQFMDPVSVITFD; via the coding sequence ATGAGTCTAGATTCCATTAAGCGGAGAAGAGAAGAAAGATTGCGGGAGCTAAGAGAACAAATGAGGAGGGGGAGTGAGGGGGGATTTCTAGACGAAGCTATAGAAGTGGAGTCCCCTAAACGATACTCTTCTTCAAGTTATATGGCTACTCGCAGAGAGTACTCCTGGGATCAAGAAGACGACTGGGGGACGAAAGAAGAGCCTGTAGAACCCATCAGCTCAAGGTTCATGATGAAGGCCATCCTGTCATTATTCCTCTTAAGCTTTACTTTTCTTATATATAAAATCGACTCTCCTTTTACAACACCTGCTAAAGGTTTTGTTGATCAAGTGATGACAAGGGAATACAATTTCCAAGGAACAATGGCTCTGTTGGAGAAATATGTGGGGACTCCGTCGATCTTACCCACTATAGATACACCCATGCAAGGAAGTCCACAGCCGGTGTGGAACCAAGTCAGGGCACCAAAGAAGTATGTCGTACCCGTTAGTGGCAAGGTCGCTGCTCCTTTCTATTTGGATGGTAAAGGCATTCAGATTGAAGCGCCAGGTGGAAGTGAGATTAAAGCTGTAGATCAAGGTTGGGTGATCTTTGTTGGAACAAAAGAAGGATTAGGACAAACCGTTATTGTTCGGCATGAGAACCAGCTTCTATCTTCGTACAGCAGTGTAGATGAGATCCAAGTCAAAGAGCAGGACTGGGTACAGCCCGGTCAAGTGATAGGAAAGACGAAAGAGGGGCAAACTGTCTATTTCTCCATGCAGATGAACGAACAGTTTATGGACCCCGTGAGTGTGATTACATTTGACTAG
- a CDS encoding M50 family metallopeptidase, which yields MTSWTVGGIRIAIHPLFWLVAIAAALTGQFFELITLFTLVMMHELGHVFAALAVGWRVQSMELLPFGGVAKVDEWGTTRVRDEVLVALAGPFVNLVMIPVGYVFYLYGIWGEEWTEFFVFGNVWIAGFNLLPIWPLDGGKILQALLSKVFPFYKTMYVSIIWSSFAACCLIVASFFLPFQWNLVLISFYLILENRLAYKQAQYQFIRFLLKKEQENRKLPSHSKMDTYCLKANERIGEVVKRIKKGSYHCFQVLDTRQNIVASISEDAIIRAFFEKKPGRTISELISIG from the coding sequence TTGACTAGTTGGACAGTTGGCGGGATTCGAATAGCCATCCATCCTTTATTCTGGCTCGTTGCCATAGCCGCTGCTTTAACTGGGCAATTCTTTGAATTAATTACCCTCTTCACTTTGGTTATGATGCATGAATTAGGTCATGTTTTCGCAGCCTTAGCGGTGGGCTGGAGAGTACAGAGCATGGAACTGCTTCCTTTTGGTGGAGTAGCGAAAGTGGATGAATGGGGAACAACCAGAGTCAGGGATGAAGTGCTTGTGGCGCTAGCGGGGCCTTTTGTCAATTTGGTCATGATTCCTGTAGGCTATGTTTTCTATCTTTATGGAATCTGGGGAGAAGAGTGGACTGAGTTTTTTGTCTTTGGGAATGTCTGGATCGCGGGGTTTAATCTGCTGCCCATATGGCCGTTGGACGGGGGGAAGATTTTACAGGCACTTTTAAGTAAGGTATTCCCTTTCTATAAAACGATGTATGTTAGTATTATATGGTCCAGTTTTGCGGCTTGCTGCCTCATCGTTGCTTCCTTCTTTTTACCGTTTCAATGGAATCTAGTCTTGATTAGTTTCTATTTAATATTAGAGAATCGCTTAGCCTACAAACAAGCCCAGTACCAATTTATTCGTTTCCTTCTCAAGAAGGAACAGGAAAATAGGAAGTTACCAAGTCATTCGAAAATGGATACGTACTGTTTGAAGGCAAATGAAAGAATCGGTGAAGTGGTAAAAAGGATTAAAAAAGGCTCCTACCACTGCTTCCAAGTACTGGATACTAGGCAGAATATCGTCGCTTCTATTTCAGAAGATGCCATTATTCGCGCCTTTTTTGAAAAAAAACCAGGCCGAACCATTTCTGAATTGATCTCAATTGGCTAA